One window of Candidatus Nitrospira kreftii genomic DNA carries:
- a CDS encoding hypothetical protein (conserved protein of unknown function): protein MGFFQRLKDDLRNGIATLRLGTVHAAGRALEEAELLRLRLELRKLEQQLSDLYKDIGERAVDMKERGETAERVVYDAEIVRLVKQVDGLKDSQKKLEAEMNQIRNEQ, encoded by the coding sequence ATGGGTTTCTTTCAACGATTGAAAGATGACTTGCGCAATGGGATCGCGACATTGCGCCTGGGAACCGTTCATGCGGCTGGACGTGCCTTGGAGGAGGCAGAGCTGCTCCGCCTGAGACTGGAGCTCCGCAAACTCGAACAGCAACTTTCCGATCTGTACAAAGACATCGGCGAACGGGCCGTCGACATGAAGGAGCGGGGAGAAACAGCAGAACGAGTGGTGTACGACGCTGAGATTGTGCGTCTCGTCAAACAGGTTGATGGACTCAAGGACTCGCAGAAAAAGCTAGAAGCGGAAATGAATCAGATCCGGAACGAGCAGTGA
- a CDS encoding Exopolyphosphatase, whose protein sequence is MTEPPQHMRRFAGIDIGTLTCRLLIADLSPGQPLKELRSDRRILRLGEGVDRTKRLSSAAMDRTITCIQEWHNVINAYHVEAIAVVATSAVRDAGNRQEFLERVKREAGFDVEVITGDEEARRTLLGIRSGLPAGITDILALDIGGGSTEFILDRVGQKPTVRSIDIGVVRLCERLLRHDPPTGEEVREAREWVSRETKAAVANMGNHRQATFVGTAGTITSLAAMSQKLQTYEPARIHNYTLKLETIQELEHTLLSRTKAERVGLPGLEKNREEVIAAGAIIIRTIMETLDQKECLVSDLGLREGVLIDLAGQAGNQ, encoded by the coding sequence GTGACCGAGCCGCCTCAGCACATGCGCCGATTTGCCGGCATCGATATCGGTACCCTTACCTGTCGCTTGTTAATAGCAGATCTGAGCCCTGGACAACCACTCAAAGAACTTCGATCAGATCGGCGCATTCTTCGGCTGGGCGAGGGGGTCGATCGGACCAAACGACTGAGTTCGGCCGCCATGGATCGGACCATTACCTGCATACAAGAATGGCACAACGTCATCAACGCCTATCATGTTGAGGCTATTGCCGTCGTGGCGACGAGCGCGGTTCGTGATGCGGGCAATCGCCAGGAGTTTCTTGAACGAGTAAAGCGAGAGGCTGGGTTTGACGTCGAAGTCATTACGGGTGACGAAGAAGCCCGACGGACCTTGCTCGGGATTCGTTCAGGCTTACCTGCTGGGATAACGGACATTCTGGCATTAGACATCGGGGGCGGGAGCACGGAATTTATTCTGGATCGGGTTGGGCAAAAGCCGACCGTTCGTTCGATCGATATCGGAGTCGTTCGTCTTTGTGAGCGTCTCTTGCGTCACGACCCTCCGACTGGTGAAGAAGTGCGGGAGGCGCGGGAGTGGGTGAGTCGAGAGACAAAGGCTGCTGTAGCTAATATGGGTAACCATCGTCAGGCGACGTTCGTCGGCACCGCCGGTACGATCACCAGTCTTGCTGCAATGTCACAAAAACTCCAGACCTATGAGCCAGCCAGAATTCACAATTACACTCTCAAGCTTGAAACCATACAAGAATTGGAACACACACTACTCAGCCGAACCAAAGCTGAACGAGTTGGCTTGCCGGGTTTAGAGAAAAACCGCGAGGAAGTCATAGCCGCCGGGGCGATCATTATTCGGACGATTATGGAAACGCTGGATCAAAAGGAGTGTCTGGTGAGTGATTTGGGCTTGAGGGAAGGGGTGCTGATAGATTTGGCGGGGCAGGCAGGAAATCAGTGA
- a CDS encoding hypothetical protein (conserved protein of unknown function), translated as MRISKMTRRRGREPKIMVAEALLTVLLAKDNGHYCAKCPELDLVTELPTADAALEDLIEAIRDYAKEYLQDRDRYAISPNRAHHAPYIEAIAACKTDWELRTLIEIKHGLVHV; from the coding sequence ATGAGAATTTCAAAGATGACTCGTCGTCGAGGGAGAGAACCAAAGATCATGGTTGCTGAGGCTCTTTTGACGGTTCTTCTTGCGAAGGACAACGGCCACTATTGTGCCAAGTGTCCAGAGCTAGATCTTGTGACAGAACTACCGACCGCCGACGCTGCCTTAGAAGATCTGATTGAAGCTATTCGGGACTACGCGAAGGAATATCTCCAAGATCGCGATCGATATGCCATAAGCCCCAACAGGGCCCACCATGCGCCCTATATCGAGGCCATTGCCGCTTGCAAGACCGATTGGGAGTTGCGGACGTTGATCGAGATCAAGCATGGCCTCGTTCACGTATAA
- a CDS encoding Addiction module antidote protein, HigA family, which yields MIQVALAQKLGWTRARLNELIKGKLDITADSDLDLARVLGTSAKLWMNLQATFDLDKAMRRRKIV from the coding sequence ATGATTCAGGTGGCATTGGCACAAAAACTTGGCTGGACGAGGGCGCGCCTGAACGAGCTGATCAAAGGGAAGCTTGATATCACGGCAGATTCCGACCTCGATCTCGCGCGCGTGCTCGGCACATCCGCCAAACTTTGGATGAATCTCCAGGCGACGTTCGATCTCGATAAGGCCATGCGACGAAGAAAGATCGTCTGA
- a CDS encoding hypothetical protein (conserved protein of unknown function) produces MPRQSSEPDDAKIAANLRRAIELTELGLDLRRSVIQQHEPHGDAMVTVMREIRRAKEQAWQQNSPEF; encoded by the coding sequence ATGCCAAGGCAGTCCAGTGAGCCAGACGATGCAAAGATTGCCGCCAATTTGCGCCGCGCCATCGAGTTGACGGAGCTCGGCTTAGACTTGCGCCGATCGGTGATCCAGCAGCATGAACCTCACGGCGATGCCATGGTCACAGTGATGCGCGAGATTCGGCGCGCCAAAGAGCAGGCATGGCAGCAGAATTCTCCTGAGTTTTAG
- a CDS encoding hypothetical protein (conserved protein of unknown function) has product MKPAAAIYEPHDLTGTTLELLAWHIPDLVAYQHGTDEWWLAPLDDNLPLIRLNRTGLDLLMAMTGHTTVGTLFDQYGTKICGPDGQPGEWHLARWATPNYSLCYYGIAPPGGHRHKAKWDILLQQVREGWSGQEGFEGEEHLEAFHHHELAQSGEDDRHFDLIETTVSHLFREPSEALTGLTYGQLLMRQLRRLGWFNPKPKVLLEIGGGLGYVAQELGKSLLPFEKQGITYLSLDITEPFLKLQVSRAKTGGWNVTGTRANAESLPLVDHSVDLVIDNENMADMTPVQLTRNEVTSGVGDTPQHQEALDWIRRLRLPIEADLPESVIFNLGPIRFVAELWRVLKPGGRAFLTEFGIEQGWPAPVKLPGHTEYEVQYGHVRQAVRWLGFQERYLSLPQFLGLKPDTKVLCTGATYTLQRFCQAINRPFAVRAYTEKELQQTLGDMLPKFQGLHYHDLADPAWFGLQDFKVLLLEKPGGAPKAQFTENKGYRWYSQK; this is encoded by the coding sequence ATGAAACCTGCTGCAGCCATCTACGAACCCCATGACTTAACGGGTACAACCCTAGAACTCCTGGCCTGGCACATTCCCGACCTCGTTGCCTATCAACACGGTACAGACGAATGGTGGTTGGCCCCGCTCGATGACAACCTACCCCTCATACGGTTGAACCGCACTGGGTTGGATCTCCTCATGGCCATGACCGGCCACACAACGGTCGGAACACTCTTTGACCAATATGGTACGAAAATCTGCGGACCGGATGGGCAACCTGGCGAGTGGCACCTTGCTCGATGGGCGACTCCCAACTACTCACTCTGCTATTACGGGATTGCACCACCAGGCGGCCACCGGCACAAGGCCAAGTGGGATATCCTGCTGCAGCAAGTCCGCGAAGGCTGGTCGGGCCAGGAAGGGTTTGAGGGCGAGGAACATCTGGAAGCGTTTCATCATCACGAACTCGCCCAAAGCGGAGAAGATGACCGTCACTTTGACCTGATTGAAACCACGGTCTCTCACTTATTCCGTGAGCCGAGCGAAGCCTTGACTGGCTTGACCTACGGGCAGCTCCTCATGCGGCAGCTCCGGCGATTAGGCTGGTTCAACCCTAAACCCAAGGTCTTGCTGGAGATCGGAGGCGGTCTGGGTTACGTCGCACAGGAACTGGGCAAGAGCCTACTCCCCTTCGAGAAACAGGGAATCACCTATCTCTCGCTCGATATCACAGAACCGTTTCTGAAGCTCCAAGTCTCTCGAGCCAAAACCGGTGGATGGAATGTCACCGGTACCAGGGCGAACGCCGAATCGCTTCCGTTGGTCGATCATTCCGTTGATCTGGTGATCGACAATGAAAACATGGCAGATATGACGCCGGTGCAACTGACCAGAAACGAAGTGACGTCCGGAGTTGGAGACACACCACAACATCAAGAGGCTCTGGATTGGATCAGACGACTTCGCTTGCCGATCGAGGCTGATCTCCCGGAATCCGTCATCTTTAACTTGGGGCCGATTCGCTTCGTTGCCGAATTGTGGCGAGTGCTCAAGCCGGGCGGCCGAGCCTTTCTCACCGAGTTCGGTATCGAGCAAGGGTGGCCGGCACCCGTGAAATTACCTGGACATACCGAATACGAAGTTCAATATGGCCATGTGCGGCAAGCGGTGCGCTGGCTCGGTTTTCAAGAACGGTATCTCTCTCTTCCGCAGTTTCTGGGGCTCAAGCCGGACACGAAAGTCCTCTGTACCGGCGCGACATACACCCTTCAGCGATTCTGCCAGGCCATCAACCGACCCTTTGCCGTGCGTGCCTACACGGAAAAAGAATTGCAGCAGACCTTGGGCGACATGCTCCCAAAATTCCAAGGCCTTCACTACCACGACCTTGCCGATCCAGCCTGGTTCGGCCTTCAAGATTTCAAAGTGCTGTTGCTGGAAAAACCCGGCGGCGCGCCGAAAGCGCAGTTCACTGAGAACAAAGGCTATCGGTGGTATTCGCAGAAGTAG
- a CDS encoding hypothetical protein (conserved protein of unknown function), with the protein MANKKKKVVTKTSSRKKKAAPSSKKKAAKTTLKKRVTAKKSKPAAKKKSVKKAAGKSTKKAIPRARRTSAPGKKVVSEVEDMAPRKSVVTKPAVAAEPVDVDIDEDELVNEELEMEDEIDEDEVQEELNLDADDDRDELIGKSEDLLDDDYRNN; encoded by the coding sequence ATGGCGAACAAGAAGAAAAAGGTCGTCACCAAGACGTCGTCACGCAAAAAGAAAGCCGCCCCATCATCGAAGAAAAAGGCGGCAAAGACCACCTTAAAGAAGCGTGTGACTGCCAAGAAGTCTAAGCCGGCGGCAAAGAAAAAATCCGTCAAAAAAGCGGCTGGGAAATCCACCAAGAAGGCTATTCCCCGGGCTCGCCGAACGAGCGCACCCGGTAAAAAGGTCGTGTCTGAGGTGGAGGATATGGCTCCACGCAAGTCGGTGGTGACGAAGCCAGCCGTGGCTGCTGAGCCTGTGGATGTCGATATCGATGAAGATGAGTTGGTCAACGAAGAATTGGAGATGGAAGACGAGATTGATGAAGACGAGGTCCAGGAAGAGTTGAACCTCGACGCTGATGATGACAGGGACGAGCTGATCGGGAAGTCTGAGGACTTGCTGGACGACGATTACCGAAACAACTAA
- a CDS encoding hypothetical protein (conserved protein of unknown function), with product MGFGWYVTLAVICMIVTEPFEADATCVNEQQASGTEVGLVLHLPASCSPDEREAYAVPGETVIDAIAKGWRVDLVGVIIRGELNFDRLGSKAAEGSNESENERRFVLTALRIRDSDVQGALRHRSLEGVLRFQGPVDFQGSRFREGVDLSRSVFQGKVDLSGATFEKEAYFVGGRFTEEAVCRETKFGPSARFHRSVFQGMLDCTGAIFNGMAEFLEVTFEEPATFERSRFGQGTGFSGSHFKSRVDFGEAIFSREAFFGFTIFENEALFARAQFLGAADFSSAEFRQQDDLAKAHFDQPPLLTQTKRLASAQSDSFHETREGQYALTLVFFVAAVLLIAYLIKLK from the coding sequence ATGGGCTTTGGCTGGTATGTCACTTTGGCGGTCATTTGTATGATCGTTACGGAGCCATTTGAAGCCGATGCAACCTGTGTGAATGAGCAACAAGCAAGTGGTACAGAAGTGGGACTGGTCCTTCACCTTCCTGCTAGTTGTTCACCAGATGAACGCGAAGCCTATGCGGTTCCCGGTGAAACGGTGATCGATGCAATCGCAAAAGGGTGGCGGGTCGACCTCGTTGGAGTGATCATCCGCGGAGAGCTTAACTTTGATCGCCTCGGGTCGAAGGCCGCCGAAGGCTCGAACGAGAGTGAAAATGAGCGGCGATTTGTGTTGACCGCATTGCGGATCAGAGATTCTGATGTGCAGGGAGCGTTACGGCATCGGTCTCTTGAGGGTGTGCTTCGGTTTCAAGGACCAGTCGACTTTCAGGGATCCCGCTTCCGAGAAGGAGTGGATCTCTCGCGTTCAGTTTTTCAGGGGAAGGTCGATCTCTCCGGCGCCACCTTTGAAAAGGAAGCCTATTTCGTTGGAGGACGTTTTACCGAGGAAGCTGTTTGCAGGGAAACGAAGTTTGGACCCAGTGCCAGATTTCATCGATCGGTGTTTCAGGGGATGCTGGATTGCACGGGGGCCATCTTCAACGGCATGGCGGAGTTTCTTGAAGTGACGTTCGAGGAACCAGCCACGTTTGAGCGGTCGAGGTTCGGCCAGGGGACAGGATTTTCCGGAAGCCACTTTAAGAGTCGAGTTGATTTCGGCGAAGCGATTTTCAGCCGTGAGGCTTTTTTTGGATTTACGATTTTTGAGAACGAAGCACTGTTTGCCCGAGCTCAGTTTCTAGGGGCAGCCGACTTTTCCAGCGCTGAGTTCAGGCAACAGGACGACCTGGCGAAGGCGCACTTCGACCAGCCTCCACTCTTGACTCAAACCAAACGTCTCGCCTCTGCGCAATCGGACAGTTTCCATGAGACTCGTGAAGGGCAGTATGCCCTCACCTTGGTTTTTTTCGTGGCTGCGGTGTTACTGATCGCGTACCTCATAAAGCTCAAATGA
- a CDS encoding Segregation and condensation protein A, which yields MNTHHEGSEQTELPYQVRIENFEGPLDLLLHLIKKNEINIYDIPVAMIAQQYLEYLEAMEDLNLNVAGDFLVMAATLLQIKSRMLLPADERADDEEEGPDPREELVRRLLEYKAYKEAARQLDGQEKMWREIFWREQSPALEHVEEDLPLENVSLFDLVDALKEVLDRNPSSRLLEIIPDNLTVRERMNLILETLEGKESVSFAALFEGPSHRVVIVVTFLALLELMRLRVARVFQAETFGPILVSRTFSLVSDSTELHDVGAEWKAT from the coding sequence GTGAATACGCATCACGAAGGGTCGGAACAAACCGAACTGCCATACCAGGTCCGCATCGAAAATTTCGAGGGGCCACTGGATCTGCTGCTCCATCTCATCAAGAAAAATGAAATCAATATATACGATATTCCAGTCGCCATGATTGCGCAGCAATACTTGGAGTATCTGGAGGCGATGGAAGATCTCAACCTCAATGTCGCGGGAGATTTTTTGGTCATGGCGGCGACGTTATTGCAGATCAAATCAAGAATGCTGCTGCCCGCGGATGAGCGAGCCGATGACGAAGAGGAAGGGCCCGATCCACGGGAAGAGCTCGTCCGACGATTGCTTGAATATAAAGCGTATAAAGAAGCGGCGCGTCAGCTCGACGGTCAGGAGAAAATGTGGCGAGAAATCTTCTGGCGTGAGCAGAGCCCGGCGCTCGAGCACGTTGAGGAAGATCTCCCACTCGAAAATGTTTCTCTGTTCGATCTGGTTGATGCGCTGAAGGAAGTCCTCGATCGAAATCCGAGCAGCCGGCTGCTCGAAATCATTCCTGACAATCTCACGGTTCGTGAGCGGATGAATCTCATCCTCGAAACGCTCGAAGGGAAAGAGTCGGTCTCATTCGCGGCGCTGTTTGAAGGGCCGAGCCATCGTGTTGTGATCGTGGTCACGTTTTTGGCCTTGCTTGAACTGATGCGGCTGCGAGTTGCGCGTGTGTTCCAAGCCGAGACATTTGGTCCGATTCTGGTATCACGGACGTTTTCTCTGGTGTCGGATTCGACAGAGCTTCATGATGTTGGGGCAGAATGGAAAGCGACATGA
- a CDS encoding Segregation and condensation protein B → MTSGEADLVQEIIAVDTTDVEEGNRIPDERTSDPNRVQSMAELQAILESLLFVSSESLSVVRLTSVVGSVTKVEVEEALQGLGQALEQEGRGVRLAEIAGGYRIVTKQEYASWIKRLDKAKTAAKLSRSALESLAIIAYKQPLVRAEIEEIRGVETSGVLRTLLERKLVRIVGRKEVPGRPIMYGTTKFFLEHFGLNDLSQLPPLREFKELGEAEQSLLPIDGEMMPSEEESAEATTMGAIETELEQPMIAEVENSPHLQEMFESLPVTP, encoded by the coding sequence ATGACTTCAGGGGAGGCAGACTTGGTACAGGAGATAATTGCGGTCGACACGACGGACGTCGAGGAAGGGAATAGAATCCCAGACGAGCGAACCAGTGATCCTAACCGTGTGCAAAGCATGGCGGAGCTTCAGGCCATCCTGGAATCGCTCCTCTTTGTCTCTTCTGAATCGCTGTCGGTTGTTCGGCTCACGTCCGTGGTCGGTAGTGTAACCAAGGTTGAAGTGGAGGAGGCATTGCAGGGTCTTGGCCAAGCACTGGAGCAAGAAGGACGCGGCGTGCGTCTGGCTGAAATCGCGGGCGGGTATCGCATCGTGACCAAACAAGAATATGCCTCGTGGATCAAGCGGCTGGACAAGGCCAAAACGGCGGCGAAGCTCTCCAGGTCTGCGCTGGAGTCCTTGGCGATCATTGCCTACAAGCAACCGCTGGTGCGGGCGGAAATCGAAGAAATTCGTGGAGTGGAAACTTCCGGTGTGTTGCGTACGTTGTTGGAACGGAAGCTGGTCCGGATCGTCGGGCGTAAAGAAGTTCCTGGGCGTCCAATCATGTATGGAACCACCAAATTCTTTCTGGAACACTTCGGCCTGAACGATCTCTCGCAACTGCCTCCGCTACGCGAGTTCAAAGAGCTTGGAGAAGCAGAGCAGTCTCTCTTGCCGATTGACGGAGAAATGATGCCGTCGGAAGAAGAATCGGCGGAGGCAACAACAATGGGTGCGATCGAGACCGAGTTGGAACAGCCTATGATCGCTGAAGTCGAAAATTCTCCTCACTTGCAAGAAATGTTTGAGTCCCTACCCGTGACTCCCTAA